A stretch of DNA from Pseudoalteromonas ruthenica:
GACCCCAGTTGGATAACCGCCTTTCGCCAACACCAGTGGCAGGAGGTGTTTGTAGAGCGCAAAGAGCAGTGGCAACATAGCATTCGTGCCTATACCTTTGGCCATGCCAATTATGAAATGCTGACACAGCCGTTTATTGGCTTAACGGGGAAAGCGTTATTTATCGACGTTGACGCTGATATATTTTGTAAAGATTTAAGTGCCCAATACCGCTACCTCGATGCGCGCCTATATGAGATGATAGCCGAGCAAAATGTGTTGGCTGATAACTCGCAGCTATCCCCGCTTCCCTTGCTCGGGGTGCCGGGATGGTATGACGATAATGTCGACCCAAATTTTTATGCCAATACGGACTACTTTCGACCAAAACGAAGGAACACAAAATAATGATAAGAGTGAATGGGCTACAGAAAAAGTTCAAACTCACCAAAGACCATAAGAAAAACGTCAAAGAGTCGCAGCAAGATCCACGTGAAGACAAAGACTTTTTCCATTCGGTTCGCGATGTCAGCTTTCATTGCAATCAAGGTGAAGTACTGGGATTACTTGGGCCTAATGGCGCCGGTAAAACCACCACGCTACGAATGCTATCAACCGCATTAAAACCCGACTCAGGAAGCATTGAAGTCAATGGCGTGGACGCGGTTAAAAAGCCCTTAGCGGGGCGCAAAGCCATTGGTTTTCTCTCGGGGTCAACAGGCTTATATGGGCGCTTAACAGCGAAAGAAAATGTTGAGTACTTCGCCAAACTCCATGGTCTGAGAGGTTCGGCGCTCGCTGAGCGTTGTGAAGAGCTGTTTACCTTATTGGATATGCACAGCTTTTTAGATAAACGAGCCGATAACCTGTCTACCGGAATGAAGCAAAAAACCAATATCGCCAGAGCCGTGGTACATAAGCCCGATGTGGTGATATTGGATGAGCCCACCACAGGCTTAGATATTATGACCACGCAAACGGTGATTAACTTTATTAAAGGCCTTAAAGAGCAGGGCACACCGGTTATTTTCTCAACCCATCATCTCGATGAGGTTGCGTTATTGTGTGACCGCGTCAGTGTCATTGACTTAGGGGTCACTTGCTTTGACGGCACCTTAGCGCAGTTTAGCGAGCAAGGGCGCGCGACAGCCCTGAACGACGCGTTTATGAACATTCTTGAGGATCATCGCCATGTATGAAGTATTTTTAAAGGAAATAAAAGAGCTGTTACGCGATAGAAAAACGCTGATGTTCGTGGTTGCGCTGCCGCTGCTTATTTTTCCGATAATTTTTGCGCTTATTGGCTTTTTAGCATCGCAGGCCGCGCTTGAGGCCAAGCAGGAAGTGCACACATATGCCATCGTTAATGCCCAATATGCAGAGCCTTTCGCGAAGGAAGTCTTTTTTCATAAAAGCTTTAAAGAGCTTGAACAAAAGCATTCATACCAGAGCATTGAAGACTTAAAAGCGGCGGTGGAAGCCGGGACCATCGATGTCGGTATTTATATTCCACAGGATGCGCAAGGGTCGCTGGATAACGGTGAGCAAAGCACCTGGCAAGTTATATTTAATGATGCGCAAACCATCAACTTCTTATTTACCAACTTGAAAGAAGTGGCGGACAAATACGCGCAGCAACTACAAAGTGCCAAGCTTATTGAGCTTGGGGTCAGTGAAGATGCCCAGGCGGCGTTGCTACAGCCCATTGAGCTTGAGAAGGTCAATACCGCCGATCAGCGCGAGAATCTCGGTGAAAAAATCGGTGCCTATATCCCTTATCTGCTGCTACCTTTAGTGCTGACGGGCGCTATGTATCCAGCCATTGACTTAGGGGCCGGTGAAAAAGAACGTGGTACTCTGGAAACCCTGTTATTGACGCCTCTATCACGTACTCAAGTGGTGCTCGGTAAATTCTTAACGGTATTTTGCAGTGGCATTACCAGTGCCATGGTCACAGTGCTCAGTTTTGGCTTATGGATCACCCTAGCTGGGCAATTTATTGAGCTTGATATGCTTAAAGAAGCCTTTGGTACGGTAATGGTGACCGACTTATTATTGATTTTGTTGCTATTAATTCCGGTTGCCGCGATTTTTGGCTCTTTAGCGCTGACCATTTCTATTTATGCGCGCAGCTTTAAAGAAGCACAAAACTACATGTCGCCGCTGTCATTTTTAGTGTTCATCCCTATCATTGTCGCCATCATGCCGAATATGGAATTGACCGCTAAAACAGCACTGATCCCTATCACTAATATTTGCCTGGCTATCAAAGAGATCATTAAAGGCACAGTTGATTTGGGCTTAGTGGGACTTATCTTTGCAGCCACCGTGGTGCTTGCTGGGGCGTTACTGGCATTTTGTACCTACTGGTTTAATAAAGAGGATGTGTTGTTTCGCTAAATTAGGTAATTTGGTTAACTAATTGTTACCCGATGTAATATCTATATAAGGCGTTCCTTCTATACTCAGCACTACGCTAAATGGTATAGAAGGAACCGTCATGAATCTTACCCAACCGCTCATCTTGGCGACTAGCATCGCGCTGGTGCTTAGTGGCTGTAACAATGCGACCCCAGTGGCTGATGAAATACAAAGCGGTGATCCGCTGTTTTGCAAGGCCAGTCAGCAATGGGTTACCAACCCCAGTAACCCACCGGCAGAAATACCGGGGGATGGTGAGAACCTATGCCAGTTTTATCAATTTTCTTGGCAGTGGTTTATCAATCTAATGGCAGCGCCACAATCGACACGCAATTTCCTTGATTCCGGCCAATATCCCGTGTTTTTGGGGACTGAACAAAACTCCTGTGCAACAAACACCGTTGCGTCAAAGCTCTTTATTCGCACGCAGAAAGACAGCCACACTAGCAGCAGTGATTTCACTTTGCCTAGCGGCACCAACCAGGCGCTCAACGGCGCAGTTATTTATGACCAACAAGGTAACATCGTTCTCTACGAGGCTCGCTTTAATAAAGGCATGTGTAATGTTGCATCAACCTCGACAACGCTGCCAGCTGGCACAACGGAGATAAAGTCGTCTTGGCGCAAGATCAGCGAACAAGAGAAAAACGACTATGTGTGGATCCAATCTGATACTAACGCCAACGGCAAGCTTGAGAGTGACGAGATTTACGGTATGGTGGGTTTTCATTTAGTAAAAAGTACGGCGCTGCACCCAGAGTTTATTTGGGCTACGTTCGAGCACCGTAGCAACGCCCCCGACTGTCAAACTAAGCCACAAACGTCGCAAGGGTGGAGTTTTGCCAGTAGCCAATGCGCAAGCTCCTTACCTAACCCGAAAG
This window harbors:
- a CDS encoding ABC transporter ATP-binding protein, whose protein sequence is MIRVNGLQKKFKLTKDHKKNVKESQQDPREDKDFFHSVRDVSFHCNQGEVLGLLGPNGAGKTTTLRMLSTALKPDSGSIEVNGVDAVKKPLAGRKAIGFLSGSTGLYGRLTAKENVEYFAKLHGLRGSALAERCEELFTLLDMHSFLDKRADNLSTGMKQKTNIARAVVHKPDVVILDEPTTGLDIMTTQTVINFIKGLKEQGTPVIFSTHHLDEVALLCDRVSVIDLGVTCFDGTLAQFSEQGRATALNDAFMNILEDHRHV
- a CDS encoding ABC transporter permease; translated protein: MYEVFLKEIKELLRDRKTLMFVVALPLLIFPIIFALIGFLASQAALEAKQEVHTYAIVNAQYAEPFAKEVFFHKSFKELEQKHSYQSIEDLKAAVEAGTIDVGIYIPQDAQGSLDNGEQSTWQVIFNDAQTINFLFTNLKEVADKYAQQLQSAKLIELGVSEDAQAALLQPIELEKVNTADQRENLGEKIGAYIPYLLLPLVLTGAMYPAIDLGAGEKERGTLETLLLTPLSRTQVVLGKFLTVFCSGITSAMVTVLSFGLWITLAGQFIELDMLKEAFGTVMVTDLLLILLLLIPVAAIFGSLALTISIYARSFKEAQNYMSPLSFLVFIPIIVAIMPNMELTAKTALIPITNICLAIKEIIKGTVDLGLVGLIFAATVVLAGALLAFCTYWFNKEDVLFR